A segment of the Malassezia restricta chromosome V, complete sequence genome:
GCAGATACGAGTGGAAATATCTTGGCGCAGCACCTCTTTGGCAAACGGCACAGCTTCCCATGGTGCAGGTAAGTCGAGAAACACAGCATCCGCCCTGTTCGTGATGCCAAATCCATCCTTGCACACGTTGCGGTGATCCAGCACGACAATCGAATCcaggccatgcgcagcaAACTCCTTACGAGCTTTGtccacgcgctcggcatgaAACTCAAACGAATATACACGTCCACCGTACTCGGATGCCTGCACGTCTGATGCACCGGGCGTGCGAGCCAAGCCTTCGCCGCGCCATACCTCGGCTACCTGTCCACGCTCATAATCAGGAGACGGTCCGCGCGCGACAGTGCGCGCGAGAAAGTGCGTAAAGCTGCCACTGCCCGTTCCTGCCTCAAAGACACAGGCACCGGGCGACAAGCCCAGCTTCATCGTGATAAAAGACATGTCTGGCGCGTACAGGATTTGCGTTCGGTGCGGCAGTGAAATCGTCCAGAGCTCCGGCGAGGGACGCAGCAAATAAATAAAGCCCTTCTTGTTATTCGAGTGCATCTGCCGGTGAGCAAAGGCCACGTACCTTGCTGCCATACGCGCGTCCAATCATGTCATCATGGGGAAATACGCCAAACATATTGATCAATTGTTCACCACGCTGTACGACGAGGACAGTAGGCGTACGGTCGCGCGACTAAGGTGAGCGAGCGCAACGTACCACAAACACAATCACCACATCGCCCTCTGCAATCAgccgcgatgcgcgtgtgTGTGACATGACAGTCGGGGAAAATGCGGCACGAGTTGGCTATCGATGAGAAAAAATGTTTATAAAGCGGCGGCTATTTAATTGCCCTCGTCATCCGAGTCCAGCATGTGAGCATAGTCCTCCGCACTCGCAAAGGCAGGCATCGCACGACGCTTGCTCCGAGAGCTGCGAGTCGCGTCATCGTCTGCCTCATCCGCGGAACGCTTCGTACCAGCAGCGGGCGCAtcctcctcttcgtcctcaAAGTTCGTAAAGGGAACCAAatcttcctcgtcctccaGAAACATGCCGTCGTCCTCGTTatcgtcttcatcgtcgGAAACTGACGCAGATTCGCGaccgtcgtcgtcgacctcgTCTGGCTCACTGCCATCCAATTCAGCATCGGCCTTGAGCTGAGCCAGCaactcgtcgtcgtcctcttcgtcatccTGATCCACATCGTCACCCTCTTCATGCGATGGCATGGACGATTTCATTGCCTTCCAAATttcgtcctcctcctcgtcatcAGTGGCAGGCTCACTGGCCTCCTCCTCAGCCGGCTGCTCTTGCGGTTTCTCCGGCACATGAGACCGCTTCAGCTTGGTCTGGAAGTACTGGTGGAAAAACTGCTGATCAGCAGGGATGTTTTCAGGCTTTTGCGACCAGAATGCGGCTGTGTTCACATAGGACAGTGGTGCATCTGTACGTCGAACCAGCACATCGCCCTGAGCATCGCTCAGGGAAGGCTGCATGATACTCGAGCCCTTGACACCCGAGCGCTTCTTCGGGTTCTTGAAGACAAAGCGGTCGAGGAAGTGCATCAAGGTATTCAGAGTTAGGTCTGCATCAGATGTCACTTTCTCACCTTGCAAAAGCTGCATGGCATTCAAGCGAACCGAAGGATGGTAGTGGTCTTTCAGTGTCAAGAGATCCCACAAAGCCGTGTCGCCTGCATGCGCAAACCGAGGATCACGTTTTCGCCCATCGTAGCTCGAGACGATAGGCGTATGCGAAGGCTTAGATGGAGCTTCATCGTCCACATCTTCAAAGTGCTCTACGCCTTCCTCCTCGGCCTCTGTGAGCATCGCACGCAGACCTGGTTTGGCCTTCAACAGTTCACCCAATAAGACTAATGCGCCCACGATAAACGGTGGCTCTTGCACATTCAGAATCTGACAAAGTCGCTTTACCAAGGCCTTGACGCGCTCAGGGTCCGCGTCAGCCTTGATCGACTTGTATACAAGATTCAAGTACATGGCTTGCTTGCTTGTAGTGGCAAGTCGCGAATCGAGAAGGGAATCATACAAAATGCGGTAGTAGCGGTCGGCCACATGAGGCGAGAatccacgagctgcttcgccATTCGACGAGGTGCCAATCGCCACTTGAAAAATAAGTTGAAGTGCCTGAATGGCAATGTTGAACGAATGCGTGTGAGTGATGCGGAAAAGCGTATCCAAGTGCCGGTCCAGCGCGTCGGTCGAGAGTGTCGTGAAAGGGAAAACACGACGAATGCCTGTCAAAATGCCGGCTAGCAAGCGGTTGTACACGTCTGAGGCAGCCTTATTCTGCGAGGCTGGTGTCGCCTTGTGCCTATCGCGCCAACGCTTCTTGTCTTTAGCTGGCTCTGATTCAGCATCAGGCTGTTCTTCTTCCTGTAAACACACGTCAAACAGCTGGAAATACACGGTGAAAATGTCATTTGCCAAGGGAGCATCACTCTCGACAAACAGCGTCTGATTTAAAGTGAGCACACCATAGTACGTAGCGTGCTGGTTCCCTTTGACATGCTGCCCCGCAGATGGCTGCTGTGACCGCAAGACAGCTTCGCTCACTTCTCGCAGCACGATGGGTTTCATGGCGGGGTGCACTTGAAGCAGCTCCATAAGATGTGTGCTCGCCTTGGATGCCACACTGCGATCTGGGTCACCTAGTTTGTTGGTAAGTAGACGCAGCAGGTTGTGTTCCTGCTCGGATTTGTCTCGTAGTAGTACATAAACCTGCGTAACAGCCTGGCGACGCATGAACACCAGCGTGTCATGGGTCTGGCGCTCCAGAAGCTGCACAAAGGCAAAGTATGTGCGCTTCAAGTAGTCTTCAAAGGCCCATAGACAGAGACACGTCTTTAGTTGGTCCGTCACACCGCTCTTGTACGCAGCCGCAGCCTGCGGAAGTTCAGGCTGATCACGGAAGTAGTGCAGCTTGTCCGTACCCAGGCCACCACCACTAGCGAACCAGTCAGCCAGCGCTCGAGTAGCACGACTCGACTCTTCACGGCTGGGCTTGCCAGACATGCTCATAAGTAGCTCAAGTGCCTTGAGATTATGCACCGGACTACTCTGCAAAAGGAGCGTGACAGCTGAAATCCGGTCAGAGAGCGTGCTTGCTTTGCTTGACATGAGAAGTGTGCGTGCAAACTGCAGATCAGAAAAGTTCATCGAGCCAAGAATCACGTTCCGGCCGCCTTCGCCAGAGGCAAGACGGTCATAAATGTCATTTTCAGAATGCATCACCTGCTTTCCGAGGTCATGTAAAGTCGTGATAAGGTCATTTGATACCTCAGCTGGCACCTTGCCACCATGGATCTCGGGACGTGAGATGTGCAGCCAGTCAGATACTGGCTCGATGAGCAAGCGTAATGAAGCGGGCTTCGCTGCTTTGGGCGTagcatcgtcgccgtcgaACACAACATGCTTGTTGGAAGTTGACGGCTTGGGTATCTCTTGGCGCATTGGTTTAGTAGGATGCTGTTGCTTGCTTTCCTTTCGAGGTGGTTTGGGGGCCTCTTGTGGCTCTTTGTTTTTGGTGCTACGCTTCGAAGGCTCGGGCTTGGCGGGCACATTGGCTACCTTGGCTGGCTTCGGCTGGGTGGGCATATTCTCCTTGGCCATGAAGGCCATAAGTTCAGAGGACAGCTCTGCATCGGTTAGCTTGGTAGCGGGACCCCGAGCCTTGCCCTGGATCAAGTCCAGATCTTCGTCGGTACCACCCATGGCTGCCACTTGTTCGCGAAGTACATCATCTGGTACGTTTGGGTCATCATCCGCAACATTCATTTTCGGCTTTTCATGGCCATCGTTGCGTTTCCGCGATGACGAGCTTTGACCCTTAGGTCGAAAGTCGCGCGGCATTCGTGAAAGAAAAAGGTGAGGCTTGTGCGCTACGTTTTTACACGCGAGGGAAAATTTTCCTCCATCGAAAAAAAAATATCATGCTTAGGGTCTACTTTTTTACAGGTTAAGAGAACTTCCATTTGTGGTTGCAGTTAACGCAAGTAACAAAGGTAGTCATGGGCTCATCAGCACTGCGTGTCTGCATCTGATAATAGCGCGTCTTCTTCTGCTTGCATTTGCCGCACTGGAAAGCGTCCGTCTCGGCCtcttgcgcttcggcgCCCTTCGCATTATGGAGATTCTGTTGACGAAGGGCCTCATGTTGCTCCTTCAGCACTTTGGATGCCAGCTCTTCTGAGCGCATAACGACGAGTGTCTCGGCTGGGATTTCTCCTTTCAACACCTTTTGGCGCAATTCAGGGTTGTTCTTGTCTTTAAGGTTAAGGCTCAGGCTCCGCACTTTAGAACGATAGTCATTGTTGATGGAGCCACCGCCAATTTTTGCATACACCGCCTGTTCGATTTCCATGGCAGAGGCAAATACTGTTTTGGGCTCAGCATCCTCTTGTAGCTCAAGGCTGCTGTACAATAGCTTCAGACAAGCATTGCGTACTTTATCGTTCAGGACTTCAAAGTTGATATCAATTGACTTGGTGCTAGGTGTGGTAGTGGAAGGTTTGGTATCGGCGGGTTGCGCTTCCTTCTTGGATTTGTCCATCGACGTTGCTTCACGTCGCTGCTTCTCAATTTGCGTTTTCCATGATTTTACAAGATCTTTAGCAAGTTCAGACACGCGGTTGTCAGAGTGTGTGCGCAGCTTTCCCACGGTAACACCAATCTTGGTCGTCTGTGTTGTTAGAATCAGAAAAAAACACGTACGCGAATCAACTCCTCTGATGGCTCCACCACTTCTTTGAGCTGTTTGAGCAACATTATCATATCATCTGGCTGCGAATTGGCAGCAGCTTTGGAGAGCTGCTTGCTCAAGTCGCGCGTCTTTTCCAACAGCGACGACATGGGAAGGTGGAAGAAGTGAAAGCCGATGACGCGCGAGTCGCGATGATAAAAATCGTGGAAATATGTACCTTACATTGGCCGCTAACAACCAGTGCGGGGTGGGGATGAACGAACAGGGTGCCATGACCTATCAACGAACGGTATGTATAGCTACACTCATGAAGAGCCACTGCTTGAACCAGGGCTGAGCCACTTGACATGATAGCGTTTGTAGGCTGGCCATGGAGGAATGCACAGCTGATCAAGTGAGAGAAAGCAACGTACAAGCACGCAAACCAGCAGACCGGCTCCAACAATCTGGTAGCAGAGAGACAGATCTTGACGGATATATCCTGTAATAAATGCAACGACCTGATTCGTACGTTAGCCATCCTTGAAAAGGTGTCCTCGTACCGCTGACACAATCATGACCCGATGAAGCAGATACTCCGCGAGAGCTTGTCCCTGGAAATCCTGTTCGTGTTACAGAACTCTAAGACATACAATGTTCCCTTGAAACACGTCCAACAAGCTGTTCATGGCACAGAATTCAGGCTGATGGTAATCCAGGGGCAGGCGTCAGGAGGGGCGCGGCACCTTGCTCCATGTGGGGAAGTATGCATCCAGCCTCCACGCCGAGCATCCGACAAGGTTTGGGTTCCTTGGGACGATGTcgagcgacacggccaAGCTTGTCCTTCCGTCCCGGAAAAAGGAGCCATATGTCACGGTTTCGTGTCCGTATGTGGACTGCCGTGTATCCATAGAGTATCTGGCTCCAACGAAGGAATCAGTGAGCACGCTGCCTGCCCATGTCACCACATTTTCCGTCACATGTGCAGCGTGTCACCGGAATTTTGACCCGCCTGCATCGTCAAAAACTCTGCGAGAAATTCGTGCTCAGCTGCAGCATAGGGAGAGAGGCCCCCAAAAAATAAGGAGACGTATTGGTACTGACGAAAACCCACTTGATATGACGTATTACGATGTGCTGGGTGTCCCCGCTACGGCAACGGACGTAGATATCAAGAAAGCTTACAGGAAAATGGCCATCAAGCTGCACCCCGACAAAAATCCCAACGATCCGGAGGGAGAGGAAAAGTTCAAGACGCTGGGTGCCGCGTACCATGTGCTCTCTGATCGCGACCTCCGCCATAAATACAACGAGTTCGGTCCATCCACACCTGGTCTTATCGATCCagatggcgtcgtcgacccTGAAGAAGTGTTTGGTGGACTGTTTGGAGGCGAGAGATTCTACGATATTATTGGGAATATTAGTATTGGTCGTGACCTGAAAGAAGCTCTACAAAAGGACTCGGACGAGCTCTCTGCCGGCGCTGAGGGACAGGAGGCACCAACGAAAGGTGACAAACATTTGACGCCGGAGCAAGCTGAGGCGAAGAAGGCCGAAGAAGAAAAGCAAGAAAAGGAGAAAGAGGCACAGCGTGAGAAGCGCGTCTCAATGCTGGCTGACAAGCTGGCACACAAACTCAGTGTGTACGTGGAAAGTGTCAAAACAGCCGACGATCCGGCCCTCGTCGAAGAGGTGCGTGAAGGGTTCCAACGTATCACATTGTTAGAGGCAGAGGAGCTGAAGAAGGAAAAGTGCGTATCTCTCACTGACCGTGCAGTTTTGGCGTGGAGTTGCTACATGCCGTGGGCTTTATTTATGGTGCCAAATCGCGGCATTACGCGGCTTCCAATGGCATGTTGGGTAGCCTGGGTGGATTCTTCCATgccgcatcgagctcgtTTCACACGGTGCGTGAAACGGTTTCGACGTTCCGTGCAGCGCTGGACTTGAAGAGTGTGTTTGATGAGCTGGCGAAGGCGGAGGAGGAGGGTATCACcgaggagcgcaagaagcagTTGGAGGACCAGGCGGCAGAAAAGGGGCTACATGCATTGTTCAAAAGTGCGAAGCTGGAGATTGAGAGTATCATTCGTGACGTATGTGATCGTGTTTTGTACGATACCCGTCTGTCTAGGCAGACGCAAAAGCTACGAGCCGATGCTCTCGGCATAGTGGGGCATGTCTATGTGCATGTGCAAAGTGATGAAGACCACCCATGATAGATTACAGACGAAAACTAGATACAGCTTGCACGATACCATCATATACACAAGTATTGTCCAGGGGAATATATTGCACTGTGAGGATTTTGATGACTTCTTGGGCCGCCACGCCGCCCAAGTACGCGGCAGTGGAAGGTGTATCGGAGTGAGCTCCGCGAGTCAACTCATAGCACGCGTGTTGCAAGCGCACTCGATCGCTGTCGGACAGGTCCAGGCCAATCCTTGCGCAGTAGGTTTGGGCATGAGAGAGAAGGGGGTCGACGTCGGCTTGCCAGTCATGCCTCTGTCCTGGGTACCGATGCGTGTGTTCATAAAACGTGTCGGATGCGACAAAGGCCAAGTGATACTGTGCTGTCACAGGATTCACGGGATCAGCCAGCGCTGTGGCAAGCGCACCGATATTGGGCTCGGTCCGTTGGAGTCGCagacggcggccgcggacCAGCTGGAGAAACGCAGCGTGCTTGACAAACGTGCGTACCGTGTCATCCTCCAAGCCAGCGGCTTCGCGCGATGTGCCAGCCTTCGTGACGACGTCATCCAAGATGTGCTGAAACATGTCCAAATCGCGCCGAGCTTGGTCCACATATATGCGTTGGAGAGCGGCGTATTCCAACGACATGGCCTTCATATCGGGTACAGCGCCCGTCAGTGGCAACGTGCCGCACTGCTGCACAAAGGCGTGCAATGCGGCGACCAGCAGCCAGAATCCGTGGGTGCTGTGTCGGCACTGTGCGTCGTCAAAGAGGGCCGTCACATGGGCGGGCACAGCGGGACATTGCAGGGGGCGCCATACGTGCGGTGCGAGGGCGGCCAATGCCTCGTCCAAGTTCTCTGCGTCGCCGTacttggcgcgctgcgacgcCATTGTGTCGATGAATtcgcgtcgctcggcgGATGTGGGCAGGGCCCCCTGGTGCCTCGATGCCCAAGCGTCGAGGGCGCGTAGGATGAGCACGACGTAGGGCGTGTGACTGAGGGCGAGCGAGTCTGACGTGTCCAAGGCAAATTGGCGTGCATAGGCGGTCAGCTCGGGAAACGGCCGCGTCAGGCGCAGATCGACGAGAGAGTCAGGATGGGTTTCCATGATGCCCAGTTCCCCGACCGATACGCCCACGCAGCCTTGAAAGCCGGAGTTGCGGACACACACGACGGGAATAGGTGGTGTGTGGTGCCACGAGATGTCTGCGAGTGTCTCTGCGAGGAGGCGAGTCTGCCTTACACAGATGATCAGGGAGAATTGAGTGAAAAACGCTGGTTCGTGCTCTAGGAGCCAAGCGGGGGCCTTGGTGCAGGCATGAGCAGATGTGGCCGGGTtcagctcgcgcacgagccgcacgagctcgtccgCATACGAGGCACCTACGCTGTCTGTCTCGAGAAAAAAGTTGGATGCCACGTCGTCCGGTGAGacgcgtgcatcgtcgcaCACGGTAAAGGACCCCAGGCCGGGCAGCACGAGGTTCTTGAGAATGTGAGAAGAGAGGGACGAAGCGCCCACTacgagcacatgcgcggccTCCAGTGATGATTGACCCGACTTGTTccacaggcgcagctgccgatcgtagcgctgcgtgtgccggTCGGGTCGTGATGTCATCGGCGTCGATGGGAGAGCGGCGTGGGAGGGACGCGTGGCCTGTGTTTTGTCAGCCGTCCAAAAAAAAGGGGGCAGCCCTGCCCAGGCTTCGATCGCACGGCCAACGTCTGGGCATGACGCGCCCGTCGGCCAGCGAGCTGTGTGAGCAGCTAGCGAGTCCGAGTGCGGACGTTGTAGCccgtgcgctgggcgaAGTGCGAGCATGGACTCGACTGCATCCATCTGAGCTCGGTGACTATGGCGATGCGATTATGATTCGTGCGTCGGACGAGCGACTGCGATGGACGGTGGCGCTCTGTACGGAGGGGGCGATACCCCGAGTGCTCGATGCGTGGACGCTCGCAGAGAAGCGCGATGTGCACCCGCTGCGTATTTTGGTGTTTCaggtgctggcgcagatCCTGCATCTGCTCTCGTGCCATCAGCCGAATCATGTGCatggcgatgcgctccttacgacgctgctggaccCTGCTTCGCCGTGGATGGCGCATATCCAGGAAAGTGTGTCGCGTGCATCGCAGCCGACGAAGCGTGATAAGGCGAGTGCCGACATGATCCGGCTGCTACTGGCGCTGCGGCTGTGCACGGCGATGGCCATGTATGCGCGTGGCAAGTATGCGCAGATGGTGTGGGAGCGCTTCCATTGGACGAGcgaagcgcatgcgcgcatggcgtcgatgcgaCGGCGAGCGGGCGCGCAAGCGGTGAGTatgcgcgacatggacgtgcgcacgcaGTACCTGGCGTTTCTGCTGGCTATGCTCACGCAGACGTATTCGACCGCCCTCAAGATGGTCGTGCTGGATATCGGGACCGATGCGTGGCAAGCGCTATGTCGTGGTATCACGAGTGATCCGCCCGACGTtgtgcgcttcgtgctcCTGGTCGTGCACGAGGAGGTGTGCAaggacgagcagctggcgcGGAGTGTCAAGGCCAAGTTTCTGGGCGATGTGTGCCCGCTGCTGTTGGGGCTGTacgcgcgcgagcgtgagGAGGCTGggagcacgagcgtcgcggACGTCGTGCACCACTTTCTGCTGAGCACGGCGACGCATCCCGGCTTCGGCATGTGCTATGCGGACCGTGGATGGTACGGCCGCGATGGGCAGGACAGCGATACCCTACACAACAAGATGCTCCTGCATTTGGTGCGCAAGCTGGATGTGACGAATGATTTGCGGCAGCAGGAGCTGGCGCTGCGTATCTGCGAGGCGTGTCCGGAGCTCGTGGGCCCTGTGTTGGCGCGCGCGGTgatcgacgtgcgtgcggATCAGACGGCGTGCTACGTGCACTGGGCGTACGTCGGAcgtgtgctgcagctgcctgtgccggcgctcggcgcgctgccTCCGCCGCGCGCTACGATTCTCGcgcacacggcgccggagccggtgtgccgcgccgttgccaaggcactcgcgccgagccacgcgctgctgcagtaTGTGGCGTGCACGGTGTGTGCCtgcatgctcgagcgcatgtgtGCGTTCcgtcgcgcggcgtcgcaggcCGCGCAAGCGGCCGAGGAAGGGCCCGATGGGCCGTGGAcgcggtgcgtggcgtcgctggagcttgcgtggcgcacgcgtctTCCCGCGATCGAGCTGGTTGCGCCGCTCATGCACAAGGCCtgtgcgatgcagcgcgaggcggcgctgcgtgtgctggcgCTGTACATGGAGGCGCTGCCCGGCACGGCGTTCGACACGCACTGGGATGCGGGCTCCCTGCTGACGCGAGCGTTCTTGGATCCGCCGCCGACGGGACTGCATTGGGAGCGCGTGTCGCAGATGCACgtcctgcgcatgctcatgtCGGCGTCCGTCGACATGCTGAGCAAAGTGCCGACGCCGTGgcctgcgcatgcgcggcgctcgtacgCGCACTTTGTCCTCGTGGCGTACacgcgagcggcgccggcgctgcgtgcgcagtgtgcggcgctgctgcggcACTGGCTCGGGCGCACGGCGGTGCTGACGCACGATCCCACtgagctggatgcgtggctcgtgccgctcgacgacgacgcggacgtgcTGGCGTTCTGGGACGACTGCCTCGTGCGGTGTGTGCGCACGCCGTACCGCTACGCCGAGCGCATACGCGAGCTGGTCGGCGAGCATGCGGCGATGAGCCCGCTCCTCGCGGTCGTGTGGGAGCAGGCTGAGATCCGCCTCGCGAAGCGCTTGTGGACCGacgcgcaggcgcagcgcatcgtcgcgtACATGGCGCGGCTGTgtgtcgagctgctgcgccacggctgtgcggcgcgtccgctGCGCACactcgcgcatcgcatcgGCGACCCGATCGCCGCGTGGATGGACGCGGCGTGTGTGGTGCCTACGCGCGCGGTGCCGCATCCCGTCCTGCAGAGCCGGCCCGCGACGTACGCTCGTGTGGCCGACACGCTGAGCGCatacgatgcgccgctcatgcTCCAAGTGTGGCTTGAGCGCGTGCATCCCGCGCACGCGCCTGACCTCGTGTCGTGCACGTGggatgcgctggatcggtgggcggcgcgccatgcgctcgcgccgtcgctccaggcgcgcgtgtgggagcatgcgacgacgcgcgcgtgGCTGGAGGCGGAGGACGCGACGTAcctcgtccgcctcgtcgcgttcctgtgcacgatgccgagcgcgcgtctcttgcgccgcgtcgtcgatgtcgtcgtcgagcgcgccgcgagagcgccggcgccgtggctcgcgacgctcgcgcgactcgcgccGTACGCGTCCGAGGCGCATCTCGTGACcctgctgcgtgcgtggccaTCGCCCGCCGAGGCGAgtgaggcgcagctgcaggctctcgcgcagctcgtcccGCACACTGGcaccgaggcgctgcgcctgctgcacacgcacatggcgtcgctcatgcagcgtgCCTCGgacgccgcctgcgacgtgctcgacgccgtgctggacgcgaCGCTCCCGCCGGGCCTCGATCCGTTTACGCCCCcgacgcatggctcgctcgcggcgcttgcgcaCGCGAGGAcgtacgtgccgcgcgcgctgccCGTCCTGCGCGACACGACGGCGGCTCGGGCGATGTAtgcggcggcgagcgcgccgccgccgcggccgtgGGGACCGTACacgacgctcgcggcgctcgaagggccgcatgcgtgtgcgtcgccgcctgtcgcgtcgctcgtgcctgCGTGCCTGCACGATCCGCTGGCGTGTGCGACGGTCGCGGCGGCGTacgcgctggacgcggcgtcgtgggacgcggcgctggacgcggcgctgcgaggcgcctcgctcacGACGTTTTGTGCGCCGCATGTcgcatggctcgtgcacacgtgcggcagcgacagactgcacgcggcgctcgtcgacgtggGCCTGCGCTTcctgacgcgccgcatggccgaggatgcgcacgacgcgcctcggacCGTCGCatggacgcgcgcgctgcggcgcatcgtgcgccgcgtgccgacgtcgcTCGCGGAGCCGATGCTGGAGGCGATCGTGCACCACCGCGCTACCGACACAGACGCGATacgcctcgcgctcgccgtcgcgcgcgcgtgcacgctgcgtgacagcgtcgctgagcgcctgctgcacgcgctcgtcgcgcagACCGACGTGGTGTatgcggcgacgcacacgcCCGCGTTCCGACggccgtgcgtcgcgctgctcgtgcgtctcgtgcagcgcgactcgctcgcgacgcccacgacgctcgcgcgcctcgtgtACCTGTACCGCGGCACGACCGATGCCtgcgatgcggcgctgtgggccGTCCtggagcgcggcacgcgagACGGCGcgtgggccgcggcgtggTCCGCCGACAAGCAGAccgtgccgacgtcgctgccgctggcATCGTGCCTCACGGCGCTcctgtcgctgctgccgacGGCGTCGTACGACCCGTGGCTCGTGCTCAACctcgtcggcggcgcgatcctcgagcgcgagacgcacgacgcctACCTGACCGGCCTCGAATGGCTCGCGATCCTGCGCACGGGCGCCATGGGCCGCGTCGTGACGTGCCTCTCGACGCACCGCGCCGCCCTGCGTCTGCacgcgatgcgcgtgctCGGCCAAGtgcacgcgtcgctgcagccGACGGCGTTCCGTGAAAAggagctcgtgctgctcgtcctcgagcgcgtccgCGACGCCCTGCCGCCCCCGCCGCCCACGTCCGTCGCCGGCACGTACGACGAGGTGCCGTGGCTGCCGT
Coding sequences within it:
- a CDS encoding nucleolar pre-ribosomal-associated protein 1, producing the protein MTRPSASELCEQLASPSADVVARALGEVRAWTRLHPSELGDYGDAIMIRASDERLRWTVALCTEGAIPRVLDAWTLAEKRDVHPLRILVFQVLAQILHLLSCHQPNHVHGDALLTTLLDPASPWMAHIQESVSRASQPTKRDKASADMIRLLLALRLCTAMAMYARGKYAQMVWERFHWTSEAHARMASMRRRAGAQAVSMRDMDVRTQYLAFLLAMLTQTYSTALKMVVLDIGTDAWQALCRGITSDPPDVVRFVLLVVHEEVCKDEQLARSVKAKFLGDVCPLLLGLYAREREEAGSTSVADVVHHFLLSTATHPGFGMCYADRGWYGRDGQDSDTLHNKMLLHLVRKLDVTNDLRQQELALRICEACPELVGPVLARAVIDVRADQTACYVHWAYVGRVLQLPVPALGALPPPRATILAHTAPEPVCRAVAKALAPSHALLQYVACTVCACMLERMCAFRRAASQAAQAAEEGPDGPWTRCVASLELAWRTRLPAIELVAPLMHKACAMQREAALRVLALYMEALPGTAFDTHWDAGSLLTRAFLDPPPTGLHWERVSQMHVLRMLMSASVDMLSKVPTPWPAHARRSYAHFVLVAYTRAAPALRAQCAALLRHWLGRTAVLTHDPTELDAWLVPLDDDADVLAFWDDCLVRCVRTPYRYAERIRELVGEHAAMSPLLAVVWEQAEIRLAKRLWTDAQAQRIVAYMARLCVELLRHGCAARPLRTLAHRIGDPIAAWMDAACVVPTRAVPHPVLQSRPATYARVADTLSAYDAPLMLQVWLERVHPAHAPDLVSCTWDALDRWAARHALAPSLQARVWEHATTRAWLEAEDATYLVRLVAFLCTMPSARLLRRVVDVVVERAARAPAPWLATLARLAPYASEAHLVTLLRAWPSPAEASEAQLQALAQLVPHTGTEALRLLHTHMASLMQRASDAACDVLDAVLDATLPPGLDPFTPPTHGSLAALAHARTYVPRALPVLRDTTAARAMYAAASAPPPRPWGPYTTLAALEGPHACASPPVASLVPACLHDPLACATVAAAYALDAASWDAALDAALRGASLTTFCAPHVAWLVHTCGSDRLHAALVDVGLRFLTRRMAEDAHDAPRTVAWTRALRRIVRRVPTSLAEPMLEAIVHHRATDTDAIRLALAVARACTLRDSVAERLLHALVAQTDVVYAATHTPAFRRPCVALLVRLVQRDSLATPTTLARLVYLYRGTTDACDAALWAVLERGTRDGAWAAAWSADKQTVPTSLPLASCLTALLSLLPTASYDPWLVLNLVGGAILERETHDAYLTGLEWLAILRTGAMGRVVTCLSTHRAALRLHAMRVLGQVHASLQPTAFREKELVLLVLERVRDALPPPPPTSVAGTYDEVPWLPSMTTMLAAHALRLVATPHASAFPDVCRYLLQRPRLDVLDVPMLYRSLHSTHDSWAAQRAWILRFLHDAWQAHASVADTPHPRGLQRARTEWSMFKRRHVWDLVLSMYGTMLSSAAAPDHRFAQQLEDVMLAAAAIPHVAQDLITRRGLLGWITLRIASERPTSERAVFWYTWLWTLCAPPSLPPHATLARLERLDHQLDGALVPAVLLPATHLVRTAPWTDACARPALALLAVLAEYAALQDTTCRDLRPCLAVLAPLASWLRTHPDRDLHSTALRCTLLLSDAGAPPPHIRRLFALLRLDQVPATRPWAAAALRSLHL